The following proteins are encoded in a genomic region of Vanessa tameamea isolate UH-Manoa-2023 chromosome 4, ilVanTame1 primary haplotype, whole genome shotgun sequence:
- the LOC113394568 gene encoding uncharacterized protein LOC113394568, translated as MALPMRAVVGKSHFITLRLRYVFLLVTIFCGSFLFILINSGIDISFINNQLISSSWKRHRYDLIHSDDIFTIKTDGCTIPGLNPFAEDIKKFIEYPRNIKPCHQSNISLLDNNETHIWINRENIKYYDVPLSTPNITCCYKSFYRPLAIVDIYSMDVDDRVKYEACIEFSNHIEVMNEFVRVTCNFKESIIYEQFFLFAPKKPFVSFKDEFSEMQMNQTSFNVVIMGIDAISRLNFYRTMPKTLAYLKKKGAIELFGYNKVGDNTFPNLTPILLGMKDTDLKKTCWPNTRATFDNCPFIWDWFKDAGYYTALGEDTANLGTFNFEKFGFSRTPTDYYLHTFMHEAERYTGNNRDFNSFICMGNKYFYKVLLDYIENLTLTLKSSKLFGFFWEVTMSHDYLNYPMAMDDNYESFLRKLDNAQYLEDTILILLSDHGIRWGDIRFTKQGRLEERLPLIHILLPNSFRINFSLAYENMKMNSHRLTTPFDVYATLVDLIDVEALKNENIKLRSTTSYAHDKSISLFLPVPKNRTCKTAGIDDHWCTCHKGQKISINSIEAYEAAGNLMSHLNMLLRGYSQCAHLSLVEVVEVTEMIAGTPNEKEVGWREFLIVVRTAPGDGVFEATLRRDSREWSLAGTVSRLNVYGDQGHCIHHYQLKLYCYCH; from the coding sequence ATGGCGTTACCAATGAGAGCCGTCGTGGGAAAATCACATTTTATAACACTCCGACTTCGTTATGTATTCTTACTTGTCACAATATTTTGTGGCAGcttcctatttattttaatcaatagtgGAATTGATATATCGTTTATTAACAACCAATTAATTAGTTCTTCGTGGAAAAGACACAGATATGATTTAATTCACTCCGATGACATTTTCACAATAAAAACAGATGGCTGCACTATTCCCGGGTTGAATCCATTTGCTGAAGACATCAAAAAATTTATCGAATACCCTAGGAATATAAAACCATGCCATCAATCAAATATTTCGTTACTTGATAACAACGAAACACATATATGGATAAATAGGGAAAACATCAAGTATTACGATGTGCCGCTTAGCACCCCTAATATTACCTGctgttataaatcattttatagacCCTTAGCAATCGTTGATATTTATTCTATGGACGTAGATGATAGAGTAAAATATGAAGCATGTATTGAATTTTCAAATCATATAGAAGTTATGAATGAGTTTGTTAGAGTCAcctgtaattttaaagaaagcATAATTTATGAGCAGTTTTTTCTTTTCGCACCCAAGAAACCGTTCGTGTCATTTAAGGACGAATTTTCAGAAATGCAAATGAATCAAACATCGTTTAATGTCGTAATTATGGGTATTGATGCTATTTCAAGATTAAACTTTTACAGAACAATGCCTAAAACATtagcttatttaaaaaagaaaggtGCCATAGAGCTTTTTGGGTACAATAAAGTTGGTGATAATACATTTCCTAATCTGACACCGATACTTCTTGGGATGAAGGATACAGATTTAAAGAAAACTTGCTGGCCTAATACAAGAGCTACATTTGATAATTGTCCTTTTATCTGGGATTGGTTTAAGGACGCTGGTTACTATACTGCTCTTGGTGAAGACACTGCcaacttaggaaccttcaattTTGAGAAATTTGGATTTAGTAGAACCCCGACAGACTACTACTTGCATACATTTATGCACGAAGCCGAGCGCTACACCGGCAACAACAGagattttaattcattcatatGTATgggtaataaatacttttacaaaGTTCTTTTAGATTATATTGAGAATTTAACATTAACTCTAAAGTCTTCCAAGCTATTTGGTTTCTTCTGGGAAGTAACAATGAGTCATGACTATTTAAATTATCCTATGGCGATGGATGACAATTACGAATCATTTTTAAGAAAACTCGACAATGCTCAATATTTGGAAgacacaattttaatattactaagcgACCATGGCATTAGGTGGGGTGACATAAGATTTACTAAGCAAGGTAGATTAGAAGAGCGCTTGCCACTCATACATATACTTCTGCCTAATTCCTTTCGAATAAACTTTTCACTGGCatatgaaaatatgaaaatgaataGTCACCGTCTCACTACTCCCTTTGATGTTTATGCTACGTTAGTTGATCTGATTGATGTTGAAGCactaaaaaatgaaaatattaaattaagaagtaCAACGTCCTATGCCCATGACAAAAGCATCAGTTTGTTTTTACCTGTTCCAAAAAATCGAACGTGTAAAACAGCGGGAATAGATGATCATTGGTGCACATGTCATAAAGgacaaaaaatatcaatcaatagCATCGAAGCATACGAAGCAGCTGGAAATTTAATGTCTCATTTAAACATGCTGCTACGAGGCTACTCACAGTGTGCTCACCTCTCACTAGTAGAGGTAGTTGAAGTCACTGAAATGATTGCTGGCACGCCGAATGAAAAGGAAGTAGGATGGCGTGAATTTTTAATTGTAGTGCGCACAGCCCCTGGCGATGGTGTTTTCGAAGCGACCCTCCGGCGCGATTCCCGCGAGTGGTCTTTGGCAGGCACTGTGAGCCGCCTCAACGTGTACGGTGATCAGGGTCATTGCATACACCATTACCAActcaaattatattgttattgtcaTTAA
- the LOC113395267 gene encoding uncharacterized protein LOC113395267: protein MRTTSFTLEVLVLLFLTLIPWPGPSVFKITCSRDNSKIVRKVIQNKWLPVLERFQVKLPLECPFHPARDIFAPQHAAKLQHRSSQWTCAFCGKSFYEERHLDTHFDQRHKNQINKAEDAVCLADYCDIMRCQVLVAHGLLSGGSGPSTDIELWQDAEAARKALAPAATRSVARVPTRRRHRTKTSPMPVADCPKTDAENSEPVAEEKKREENDGDNNQTAELCDADTVESSLPPDSRQKRLADLQAERAACDPAHLQGLKVRCEKVVHSCIATLLLHLTQHQFTELEEEMQRAVCWYLSCDRYWEDTAPAARAFPWPLLLALATGLALALCMCYYIIWIVFDSEEGSVAGSGSVSMTTHSSPARERLAHEDGSEDDHDDHYIYVTYPPDLKRRLLESCYNRTTRL, encoded by the exons ATGAGGACCACGTCGTTCACTCTCGAG gTTCTGGTCCTTCTCTTTTTAACACTGATCCCTTGGCCGGGACCATCAGTCTTCAAGATCACTTGCTCACGTGACAACTCCAAAATCGTAAGGAAAGTAATACAAAACAAGTGGCTACCAGTTTTAGAAAGATTTCAG gtAAAATTGCCTTTAGAATGCCCATTTCACCCGGCGCGCGACATATTCGCGCCGCAGCATGCAGCCAAGTTGCAACATCGTTCTTCACAATGGACCTGCGCCTTCTGCGGCAAATCCTTCTACGAGGAACGACACCTCGACACGCACTTCGACCAGCGACACAAGAACCAGATTAACAAA gCAGAAGACGCAGTATGTCTGGCAGACTACTGCGACATAATGCGCTGCCAAGTGTTGGTCGCGCACGGTCTGCTGAGCGGAGGCAGCGGGCCCAGTACAGATATCGAATTATGGCAGGACGCAGAAGCGGCGCGGAAAGCTCTCGCTCCAGCCGCCACCCGGAGTGTAGCACGGGTACCGACGAGAAGGCGTCACCGAACAAAAACTTCGCCGATGCCTGTAGCGGACTGTCCTAAGACTGATGCTGAGAATTCTGAACctg TTGCTGAAGAGAAGAAAAGAGAAGAGAATGATGGCGATAACAATCAAACGGCTGAACTATGCGACGCTGATACTGTTGAATCGTCATTACCACCAGATAGCCGCCAGAAGAGGCTCGCAGACTTACAAGCCGAGAGGGCCGCGTGTGACCCGGCGCATTTACAGGGTCTTAAG GTGCGCTGTGAAAAAGTTGTTCATTCCTGTATCGCAACACTTCTGTTACATCTTACCCAACATCAATTCACGGAACTCGAAG AGGAGATGCAGCGCGCTGTCTGCTGGTACCTCAGCTGCGACCGCTACTGGGAGGACACGgcgcccgccgcgcgcgcgTTTCCCTGGCCGCTGCTGCTCGCACTCGCGACCGGACTCGCCCTCGCCCTCTGCATGTGCTACTACATCATCTGGATCGTGTTCGA CTCAGAGGAAGGCAGCGTGGCCGGCAGCGGCTCGGTGTCCATGACGACGCACTCGTCGCCAGCGCGCGAACGGCTCGCGCACGAGGACGGCTCCGAGGACGACCACGACGACCACTACATCTACGTCACCTACCCGCCCGACCTCAAGCGTCGCCTGCTCGAGAG ctGCTACAATAGAACAACCCGACTTTGA